One region of Zingiber officinale cultivar Zhangliang chromosome 7B, Zo_v1.1, whole genome shotgun sequence genomic DNA includes:
- the LOC122006115 gene encoding serine carboxypeptidase-like 18 isoform X1: MEIPLLIVSLIFLFFSSALSSSVVTYLPGFQGSLPFYLETGYVEVDQDHGGEFFYYFIESENNPAEDPLLLWLTGGPRCSAFSGLVFEIGPLKFVTAEYNGSLPSLVYRLYSWTKVANIIFLDSPSGSGFSYWTKEEENDSSWVQQVDKFLVQWFVGHPQFISNPLYIAGDSYAGKIVPMVAKRILDGIDEGKEPLLNLQGYIIGNPATGGKVDKNSKISYAHSMGIISDDFFEMIQKSCSGQDYRTPTTSQCQMYLDSFNNVFLSEINEAHILEVYCPESRLNHPHSLVSTTSSKRILKENQNILDPPPFPDLSCRCYAHTLAYYWANSNIVRRALNIRKGTIKEWVRCNRHLPYTIELKSNIKYHLSLLQRGYRALVYSGDHDLVVPFSGTKQWIKSLNSSIVEDWRSWHVGGQVAGYTMTYSNNLTFATVKGAGHTAAEYKPQECLAMFTRWISGATL, encoded by the exons ATGGAAATCCCTCTCCTGATTGTCTCACtgatcttcctcttcttttcctcTGCTCTCTCATCTTCTGTGGTCACCTATTTGCCTGGATTCCAAGGCTCCCTTCCCTTCTACTTAGAGACAGG GTACGTGGAGGTGGACCAGGACCACGGCGGTGAGTTTTTCTACTACTTCATCGAGTCGGAGAACAATCCGGCAGAGGACCCCCTGCTCCTCTGGCTGACCGGCGGCCCCAGGTGCTCTGCCTTCAGCGGATTAGTCTTCGAAATCG GCCCCCTGAAATTTGTGACAGCCGAGTACAACGGGAGCTTGCCAAGCTTGGTGTACCGTCTCTATTCCTGGACCAAg GTAGCCAACATTATTTTTTTAGATTCCCCATCGGGCTCTGGATTCTCGTACTggacaaaagaagaagagaatgatTCATCTTGGGTTCAACAGGTTGATAAGTTTCTTGTACAG TGGTTTGTTGGGCACCCACAGTTCATCTCCAATCCCCTCTACATTGCTGGGGATTCATATGCTGGAAAAATTGTACCTATGGTGGCCAAAAGAATATTGGATG GAATTGATGAAGGGAAAGAGCCACTACTTAACCTCCAG GGTTACATTATTGGCAACCCAGCCACAGGTGGAAAAGTCGATAAGAATTCTAAAATATCTTATGCTCACAGCATGGGGATCATATCAGATGACTTCTTTGAG ATGATACAAAAAAGTTGCAGCGGACAAGACTATCGAACTCCCACCACTTCACAATGCCAGATGTATCTTGACTCATTTAACAAT GTGTTCTTATCAGAAATTAATGAGGCACACATTCTAGAAGTGTATTGTCCTGAGTCTCGATTAAACCACCCACATAGTCTTGTGAGCACAACTTCTAGTAAACGAATTTTGAAGGAGAACCAAAACATTCTTGACCCTCCACCATTTCCCGATCTGAGTTGTCGA TGTTATGCTCATACTTTGGCTTATTATTGGGCTAATAGTAACATTGTGAGGAGGGCTCTCAACATCAGAAAG GGGACAATTAAAGAATGGGTAAGGTGTAATCGTCACTTACCTTACACAATAGAACTCAAGAGTAATATCAAGTATCATCTCAGCCTTTTGCAAAGAGGATACCGTGCTTTGGTTTACAG TGGTGATCATGATCTAGTGGTACCTTTCTCGGGGACAAAACAATGGATAAAGTCCTTGAATTCTTCTATTGTGGAAGATTGGAGATCTTGGCATGTTGGTGGTCAAGTTGCTGG GTATACCATGACATATTCCAATAATTTGACATTTGCAACTGTGAAG GGTGCTGGTCACACAGCTGCAGAGTACAAACCACAAGAATGTCTAGCTATGTTCACGAGATGGATTTCTGGTGCAACACTATGA
- the LOC122006115 gene encoding serine carboxypeptidase-like 18 isoform X4 — protein MEIPLLIVSLIFLFFSSALSSSVVTYLPGFQGSLPFYLETGYVEVDQDHGGEFFYYFIESENNPAEDPLLLWLTGGPRCSAFSGLVFEIGPLKFVTAEYNGSLPSLVYRLYSWTKVANIIFLDSPSGSGFSYWTKEEENDSSWVQQVDKFLVQWFVGHPQFISNPLYIAGDSYAGKIVPMVAKRILDGIDEGKEPLLNLQGYIIGNPATGGKVDKNSKISYAHSMGIISDDFFEMIQKSCSGQDYRTPTTSQCQMYLDSFNNCYAHTLAYYWANSNIVRRALNIRKGTIKEWVRCNRHLPYTIELKSNIKYHLSLLQRGYRALVYSGDHDLVVPFSGTKQWIKSLNSSIVEDWRSWHVGGQVAGYTMTYSNNLTFATVKGAGHTAAEYKPQECLAMFTRWISGATL, from the exons ATGGAAATCCCTCTCCTGATTGTCTCACtgatcttcctcttcttttcctcTGCTCTCTCATCTTCTGTGGTCACCTATTTGCCTGGATTCCAAGGCTCCCTTCCCTTCTACTTAGAGACAGG GTACGTGGAGGTGGACCAGGACCACGGCGGTGAGTTTTTCTACTACTTCATCGAGTCGGAGAACAATCCGGCAGAGGACCCCCTGCTCCTCTGGCTGACCGGCGGCCCCAGGTGCTCTGCCTTCAGCGGATTAGTCTTCGAAATCG GCCCCCTGAAATTTGTGACAGCCGAGTACAACGGGAGCTTGCCAAGCTTGGTGTACCGTCTCTATTCCTGGACCAAg GTAGCCAACATTATTTTTTTAGATTCCCCATCGGGCTCTGGATTCTCGTACTggacaaaagaagaagagaatgatTCATCTTGGGTTCAACAGGTTGATAAGTTTCTTGTACAG TGGTTTGTTGGGCACCCACAGTTCATCTCCAATCCCCTCTACATTGCTGGGGATTCATATGCTGGAAAAATTGTACCTATGGTGGCCAAAAGAATATTGGATG GAATTGATGAAGGGAAAGAGCCACTACTTAACCTCCAG GGTTACATTATTGGCAACCCAGCCACAGGTGGAAAAGTCGATAAGAATTCTAAAATATCTTATGCTCACAGCATGGGGATCATATCAGATGACTTCTTTGAG ATGATACAAAAAAGTTGCAGCGGACAAGACTATCGAACTCCCACCACTTCACAATGCCAGATGTATCTTGACTCATTTAACAAT TGTTATGCTCATACTTTGGCTTATTATTGGGCTAATAGTAACATTGTGAGGAGGGCTCTCAACATCAGAAAG GGGACAATTAAAGAATGGGTAAGGTGTAATCGTCACTTACCTTACACAATAGAACTCAAGAGTAATATCAAGTATCATCTCAGCCTTTTGCAAAGAGGATACCGTGCTTTGGTTTACAG TGGTGATCATGATCTAGTGGTACCTTTCTCGGGGACAAAACAATGGATAAAGTCCTTGAATTCTTCTATTGTGGAAGATTGGAGATCTTGGCATGTTGGTGGTCAAGTTGCTGG GTATACCATGACATATTCCAATAATTTGACATTTGCAACTGTGAAG GGTGCTGGTCACACAGCTGCAGAGTACAAACCACAAGAATGTCTAGCTATGTTCACGAGATGGATTTCTGGTGCAACACTATGA
- the LOC122006115 gene encoding serine carboxypeptidase-like 18 isoform X3 encodes MEIPLLIVSLIFLFFSSALSSSVVTYLPGFQGSLPFYLETGYVEVDQDHGGPLKFVTAEYNGSLPSLVYRLYSWTKVANIIFLDSPSGSGFSYWTKEEENDSSWVQQVDKFLVQWFVGHPQFISNPLYIAGDSYAGKIVPMVAKRILDGIDEGKEPLLNLQGYIIGNPATGGKVDKNSKISYAHSMGIISDDFFEMIQKSCSGQDYRTPTTSQCQMYLDSFNNVFLSEINEAHILEVYCPESRLNHPHSLVSTTSSKRILKENQNILDPPPFPDLSCRCYAHTLAYYWANSNIVRRALNIRKGTIKEWVRCNRHLPYTIELKSNIKYHLSLLQRGYRALVYSGDHDLVVPFSGTKQWIKSLNSSIVEDWRSWHVGGQVAGYTMTYSNNLTFATVKGAGHTAAEYKPQECLAMFTRWISGATL; translated from the exons ATGGAAATCCCTCTCCTGATTGTCTCACtgatcttcctcttcttttcctcTGCTCTCTCATCTTCTGTGGTCACCTATTTGCCTGGATTCCAAGGCTCCCTTCCCTTCTACTTAGAGACAGG GTACGTGGAGGTGGACCAGGACCACGGCG GCCCCCTGAAATTTGTGACAGCCGAGTACAACGGGAGCTTGCCAAGCTTGGTGTACCGTCTCTATTCCTGGACCAAg GTAGCCAACATTATTTTTTTAGATTCCCCATCGGGCTCTGGATTCTCGTACTggacaaaagaagaagagaatgatTCATCTTGGGTTCAACAGGTTGATAAGTTTCTTGTACAG TGGTTTGTTGGGCACCCACAGTTCATCTCCAATCCCCTCTACATTGCTGGGGATTCATATGCTGGAAAAATTGTACCTATGGTGGCCAAAAGAATATTGGATG GAATTGATGAAGGGAAAGAGCCACTACTTAACCTCCAG GGTTACATTATTGGCAACCCAGCCACAGGTGGAAAAGTCGATAAGAATTCTAAAATATCTTATGCTCACAGCATGGGGATCATATCAGATGACTTCTTTGAG ATGATACAAAAAAGTTGCAGCGGACAAGACTATCGAACTCCCACCACTTCACAATGCCAGATGTATCTTGACTCATTTAACAAT GTGTTCTTATCAGAAATTAATGAGGCACACATTCTAGAAGTGTATTGTCCTGAGTCTCGATTAAACCACCCACATAGTCTTGTGAGCACAACTTCTAGTAAACGAATTTTGAAGGAGAACCAAAACATTCTTGACCCTCCACCATTTCCCGATCTGAGTTGTCGA TGTTATGCTCATACTTTGGCTTATTATTGGGCTAATAGTAACATTGTGAGGAGGGCTCTCAACATCAGAAAG GGGACAATTAAAGAATGGGTAAGGTGTAATCGTCACTTACCTTACACAATAGAACTCAAGAGTAATATCAAGTATCATCTCAGCCTTTTGCAAAGAGGATACCGTGCTTTGGTTTACAG TGGTGATCATGATCTAGTGGTACCTTTCTCGGGGACAAAACAATGGATAAAGTCCTTGAATTCTTCTATTGTGGAAGATTGGAGATCTTGGCATGTTGGTGGTCAAGTTGCTGG GTATACCATGACATATTCCAATAATTTGACATTTGCAACTGTGAAG GGTGCTGGTCACACAGCTGCAGAGTACAAACCACAAGAATGTCTAGCTATGTTCACGAGATGGATTTCTGGTGCAACACTATGA
- the LOC122006115 gene encoding serine carboxypeptidase-like 18 isoform X2, translating into MEIPLLIVSLIFLFFSSALSSSVVTYLPGFQGSLPFYLETGYVEVDQDHGGEFFYYFIESENNPAEDPLLLWLTGGPRCSAFSGLVFEIGPLKFVTAEYNGSLPSLVYRLYSWTKVANIIFLDSPSGSGFSYWTKEEENDSSWVQQVDKFLVQWFVGHPQFISNPLYIAGDSYAGKIVPMVAKRILDGIDEGKEPLLNLQGYIIGNPATGGKVDKNSKISYAHSMGIISDDFFEMIQKSCSGQDYRTPTTSQCQMYLDSFNNVFLSEINEAHILEVYCPESRLNHPHSLVSTTSSKRILKENQNILDPPPFPDLSCRCYAHTLAYYWANSNIVRRALNIRKGTIKEWVRCNRHLPYTIELKSNIKYHLSLLQRGYRALVYSGDHDLVVPFSGTKQWIKSLNSSIVEDWRSWHVGGQVAGVLVTQLQSTNHKNV; encoded by the exons ATGGAAATCCCTCTCCTGATTGTCTCACtgatcttcctcttcttttcctcTGCTCTCTCATCTTCTGTGGTCACCTATTTGCCTGGATTCCAAGGCTCCCTTCCCTTCTACTTAGAGACAGG GTACGTGGAGGTGGACCAGGACCACGGCGGTGAGTTTTTCTACTACTTCATCGAGTCGGAGAACAATCCGGCAGAGGACCCCCTGCTCCTCTGGCTGACCGGCGGCCCCAGGTGCTCTGCCTTCAGCGGATTAGTCTTCGAAATCG GCCCCCTGAAATTTGTGACAGCCGAGTACAACGGGAGCTTGCCAAGCTTGGTGTACCGTCTCTATTCCTGGACCAAg GTAGCCAACATTATTTTTTTAGATTCCCCATCGGGCTCTGGATTCTCGTACTggacaaaagaagaagagaatgatTCATCTTGGGTTCAACAGGTTGATAAGTTTCTTGTACAG TGGTTTGTTGGGCACCCACAGTTCATCTCCAATCCCCTCTACATTGCTGGGGATTCATATGCTGGAAAAATTGTACCTATGGTGGCCAAAAGAATATTGGATG GAATTGATGAAGGGAAAGAGCCACTACTTAACCTCCAG GGTTACATTATTGGCAACCCAGCCACAGGTGGAAAAGTCGATAAGAATTCTAAAATATCTTATGCTCACAGCATGGGGATCATATCAGATGACTTCTTTGAG ATGATACAAAAAAGTTGCAGCGGACAAGACTATCGAACTCCCACCACTTCACAATGCCAGATGTATCTTGACTCATTTAACAAT GTGTTCTTATCAGAAATTAATGAGGCACACATTCTAGAAGTGTATTGTCCTGAGTCTCGATTAAACCACCCACATAGTCTTGTGAGCACAACTTCTAGTAAACGAATTTTGAAGGAGAACCAAAACATTCTTGACCCTCCACCATTTCCCGATCTGAGTTGTCGA TGTTATGCTCATACTTTGGCTTATTATTGGGCTAATAGTAACATTGTGAGGAGGGCTCTCAACATCAGAAAG GGGACAATTAAAGAATGGGTAAGGTGTAATCGTCACTTACCTTACACAATAGAACTCAAGAGTAATATCAAGTATCATCTCAGCCTTTTGCAAAGAGGATACCGTGCTTTGGTTTACAG TGGTGATCATGATCTAGTGGTACCTTTCTCGGGGACAAAACAATGGATAAAGTCCTTGAATTCTTCTATTGTGGAAGATTGGAGATCTTGGCATGTTGGTGGTCAAGTTGCTGG GGTGCTGGTCACACAGCTGCAGAGTACAAACCACAAGAATGTCTAG